From the Corythoichthys intestinalis isolate RoL2023-P3 chromosome 13, ASM3026506v1, whole genome shotgun sequence genome, one window contains:
- the tnpo3 gene encoding transportin-3, whose protein sequence is MEGGKPSLPLVYQAVQALHHDPDPAGKERASVWLGELQTSMYAWEISDQLLLLKQDVESCYFAAQTMKMKIQTSFYELPPDSHNALRDSLLSHIQNLKDLSPIIVTQLALAIADLALQMASWKGCVHTLIEKYNGDIGSMPFLMEILTVLPEEVHSRSLRIGANRRTEIIEDLAYYSSTVVTLLGSCVEKTGSNEKMLMKVFRCLGSWFNLGVLDSNFMATNQLLMVLFQVLQRDDTSSNLHEAAADCVCSALYAIENVETNATLALQLFRGVLTLETAYHMAVAREDLDKVLNYCRIFTELCETFLETTVRTPGQGMGDLRTLELLLICAGHPQYEVVEISFNFWYRLGENLYKINDVALHTVFRPYIQRLLHCLARHCQLDPDHEGIPDETDDFGEFRMRVSDLVKDVIFLVGSMECFSQLYSTLKDGNPPWAVTEAVLFIMAAIAKSVDPENNPTLLEVLQQVVLLPEAVHVAVRYTSIELVGEMSEVVDRNPRFLDPVLNYLMKGLREKPLASAAAKAIHNICSVCRDHMTQHFQGLLDIARSLDSFALSTEAAVGLLKGTALVLGRLPLDKIAECLGDLCAVQVSALKKLLAEESTNGRSADPTVWLDRLAVIFRHTNPIVENGQTHPCQKVIQEIWPVLSETLNTHQADNRIVERCCRCLRFAVRCVGKGSASLLQPLVTQMVSVYRVHPHSCFLYLGSILVDEYGMEEGCRQGLLDMLQALCMPTFQLLEQSNGLVNHPDTVDDLFRLATRFVQRSPVTLLSSGIIVHIIQCAIAATSLDHRDANCSVMKFVRDLVHTGVANDHTEDFDLRKRLIAQAMEQHGQQLVTQLMHSCCFCLPAYTLPDIAEVLWEVMTFDRPTFCRWLESALKGLPKETSGGTVTVTHKQLTDFHKQVTSADECKQVCWAIREFTKLFR, encoded by the exons ATGGAGGGGGGCAAACCGAGTCTGCCGCTCGTCTACCAGGCGGTCCAGGCCCTTCACCACGACCCGGACCCGGCCGGGAAGGAGCGAGCTTCGGTGTGGCTCGGGGAGCTCCAGACATCG ATGTATGCGTGGGAGATCTCCGATCAGCTGCTGCTGCTCAAACAGGACGTGGAGTCGTGTTACTTTGCCGCTCAGACCATGAAGATGAAGATCCAGACTTCCTTCTACGAGCTTCCGCCCGATTCCCACAATGCCCTGCGTGACTCGCTGCTCTCTCACATCCAGAACCTCAAAGACTTGTCGCCCATTATTGTGACGCAA CTGGCTTTAGCCATCGCGGATCTCGCTCTTCAGATGGCATCCTGGAAAGGATGCGTGCATACTCTCATCGAAAA ATACAACGGCGACATCGGCTCCATGCCTTTCCTCATGGAGATCCTGACCGTGTTGCCCGAAGAAGTCCACAGCCGCTCGCTTCGTATCGGAGCCAATCGGAGGACGGAGATTATCGAGGATTTGGCGTATTACTCTTCCACCGTGGTCACGCTTCTG GGCTCGTGTGTGGAAAAGACGGGTAGTAATGAGAAGATGCTCATGAAAGTTTTTCGTTGTCTGGGGAGCTGGTTCAACCTGGGGGTCTTGGACAGCAACTTCATGGCTACCAACCAGCTGCTCATGGTCCTATTCCAAGTCTTG CAGAGGGACGACACGTCCAGCAACCTCCACGAAGCGGCCGCCGACTGCGTGTGCTCCGCCCTCTATGCCATTGAGAATGTGGAGACCAACGCCACGTTGGCGCTGCAGCTCTTCCGGGGCGTGCTGACGCTGGAGACGGCCTACCACATGGCCGTGGCCCGCGAGGACCTGGACAA AGTTCTCAACTATTGCAGAATCTTCACCGAGCTGTGCGAGACCTTTTTGGAGACGACGGTCAGGACCCCGGGTCAGGGAATGGGAGACCTGAGGACGCTGGAGCTGCTGTTGATCTGCGCCGGACACCCCCAGTACGAG GTGGTGGAGATCTCCTTTAACTTCTGGTACCGGCTGGGTGAAAATCTCTACAAGATCAACGACGTGGCCCTTCACACCGTATTCCGCCCGTACATTCAGAGACTTCTGCACTGCTTGGCTCGACATTGTCAGCTGGACCCGGACCAC GAAGGAATTCCCGACGAGACGGACGACTTTGGCGAGTTCAGGATGAGGGTTTCCGACCTGGTTAAAGACGTGATTTTTCTCGTAGGCTCAATGGAATGCTTCTCCCAG TTGTATTCCACCCTGAAAGACGGGAACCCTCCTTGGGCGGTGACCGAAGCCGTTCTCTTCATCATGGCCGCCATCGCCAAAAGCGTGGACCC TGAAAACAACCCGACTCTTTTGGAGGTGTTGCAGCAAGTGGTCTTGCTTCCGGAGGCGGTACACGTGGCGGTGCGCTACACCAGCATCGAGCTGGTCGGAGAGATGAGCGAGGTCGTCGACCGGAACCCCCGATTCCTCG ACCCGGTGTTGAATTACCTGATGAAGGGTCTGAGAGAGAAACCTCTGGCCTCGGCCGCAGCCAAGGCCATCCATAACATCTGCTCCGTGTGCCGAGACCACATGACTCAGCACTTCCAGGGCCTCCTGGACATCGCCCGCTCCCTGGATTCCTTCGCGCTCTCCACGGAGGCCGCCGTCGGGCTGCTTAAAG GAACGGCGCTGGTCCTGGGTCGTCTTCCTCTCGACAAGATCGCCGAGTGCCTGGGCGACTTGTGCGCCGTTCAGGTCTCCGCCCTTAAAAAG CTTCTGGCCGAAGAATCGACAAACGGCCGATCGGCCGATCCCACCGTCTGGCTGGACAGACTGGCCGTCATTTTCAG ACACACGAACCCCATCGTGGAGAACGGACAGACGCACCCTTGTCAGAAAGTCATCCAGGAG ATCTGGCCCGTGCTGTCCGAGACGCTCAACACTCACCAGGCGGACAACCGCATCGTGGAACGATGCTGCCGCTGCCTCCGTTTCGCCGTGCGCTGCGTGGGAAAAGGATCCGCCTCCTTACTCCAGCCGCTGGTCACTCAG ATGGTGAGCGTATACCGGGTGCACCCGCACTCGTGCTTCTTGTACCTGGGCAGCATCCTGGTGGACGAGTACGGCATGGAGGAGGGCTGTCGCCAAGGTCTTCTGGACATGTTGCAG gCTTTGTGCATGCCAACCTTCCAGcttttggagcaatccaacggcCTGGTCAATCATCCCGACACCGTGGACGACCTGTTCAGACTGGCGACCAG GTTCGTGCAGCGGAGTCCCGTCACGCTGCTCAGCAGCGGCATTATCGTTCACATCATCCAGTGCGCCATCGCCGCCACCTCGCTGGACCACCGAGACGCCAACTGCAGCGTCATGAAGTTTGTGCGAGACCTCGTTCACACCGGAGTGGCAAACGAC CACACGGAGGACTTTGATCTTCGGAAGCGGCTGATCGCTCAGGCCATGGAGCAGCACGGCCAGCAGCTGGTCACGCAGCTCATGCACTCGTGTTGCTTCTGTTTGCCCGCGTACACGCTGCCCGACATCGCCGAGGTCTTGTGGGAGGTCATGACGTTCGACCGGCCG ACCTTTTGTCGCTGGTTGGAGAGCGCTCTGAAGGGCTTGCCGAAGGAGACGTCGGGGGGCACGGTCACGGTCACGCACAAGCAGCTGACGGATTTCCACAAACAAGTCACCAG TGCCGATGAATGTAAACAAGTTTGCTGGGCCATCAGAGAGTTCACCAAACTATTCCG GTAA
- the irf5 gene encoding interferon regulatory factor 5 — MKRIGTGTATVGDLCRRDEAPEPPMERQARRVRLKPWLVAQVDSGRFPDLGWIDPERRFFRIPWEHATRAAPASQGENTIFKAWALETGKFQEGVDDPNPAKWKANLRCALNKSKEFELKFDGTKETPLQPYKIYHVVNTDTADDEMPNLTELTIDSDVGDSGALAALPAPCGDPKQRSGVPALTSELRLRDSQMSDRVSFDHPEAGAVARAPAELLGSIPSTDLDLKFQYRGRPAGSLTVSDPRGCRLFYGQLGPDPWQVDLFGPVDLQQVLFPDPSEIPGQKQRVFTEALLNVMDRGLVLEIWEQDIYAVRLCQCKVFWSGPGVPHGGLPNQLEREKRVKIFSLNDFLQGLISYQKGEVQSVPPYEICFCFGEDWPDTKPKEKKLIVVQVVPVVARILTEMFSGEHSWSIDSIRLQISNPDVKDQTVEQFKELQRLLQNQNIQVS; from the exons ATGAAGCGGATCGGCACCGGAACCGCGACAG TCGGGGACCTTTGTCGCCGCGACGAAGCGCCGGAGCCGCCGATGGAGCGGCAAGCCCGAAGAGTGCGCCTGAAGCCGTGGCTGGTGGCTCAAGTGGACAGCGGCCGCTTCCCCGATCTCGGCTGGATCGATCCCGAGCGCAGGTTCTTCCGGATCCCCTGGGAACACGCCACGCGCGCCGCCCCTGCATCTCAAGGCGAAAACACCATCTTCAAG GCATGGGCTCTGGAAACGGGAAAGTTCCAGGAAGGTGTGGACGATCCCAACCCGGCCaagtggaaagcaaacctgcgctGCGCGCTGAACAAAAGTAAAGAGTTTGAGCTCAAGTTCGATGGCACCAAAGAGACGCCGCTTCAACCTTATAAAATTTACCACGTCGTTAACACAG ACACCGCCGATGACGAG ATGCCTAATCTGACGGAGCTGACGATCG ATTCCGACGTCGGCGACTCGGGCGCTCTGGCGGCCCTCCCGGCTCCGTGTGGCGATCCGAAGCAGCGGTCAGGCGTCCCCGCCCTGACCTCTGAGCTCCGTCTGCGGGATTCCCAAATGTCGGATCGGGTCAGCTTCGATCACCCGGAGGCGGGCGCCGTCGCCCGGGCCCCCGCGGAACTGCTCGGTAGCATCCCGT CGACAGATCTGGACCTGAAGTTTCAGTACCGCGGCCGGCCGGCGGGTTCTCTGACCGTCAGCGACCCTCGGGGCTGCCGGCTGTTCTACGGACAGCTGGGACCGGACCCGTGGCAGGTGGACCTTTTCGGACCGGTGGACCTGCAGCAAGTCCTGTTTCCGGACCCTTCCGAGATCCCCGGCCAGAAGCAGCGCGTGTTCACGGAAGCCCTGCTGAACGTGATGGATCGAGGGCTGGTCCTGGAAATCTGGGAGCAGGACATCTACGCCGTCCGCCTCTGTCAGTGCAAGGTATTCTGGTCCGGGCCGGGCGTGCCCCACGGGGGCCTGCCCAATCAGCTGGAGAGGGAGAAGAGGGTCAAAATCTTCAGCCTGAATGACTTCCTACAAG GACTGATCTCGTACCAGAAAGGCGAAGTTCAGAGCGTTCCCCCTTACGAGATCTGCTTCTGCTTTGGGGAGGACTGGCCTGATACCAAACCCAAAGAGAAGAAACTTATTGTGGTGCAG GTGGTTCCGGTGGTGGCACGGATTCTAACAGAGATGTTCTCGGGAGAGCACAGCTGGTCCATTGACAGCATCCGACTCCAGATTTCCAACCCGGATGTGAAGGACCAGACAGTGGAGCAGTTTAAAGAGCTCCAGAGACTCCTCCAGAATCAAAATATCCAAGTGTCCTGA
- the atp6v1f gene encoding V-type proton ATPase subunit F, translating to MAGRGKLIAVIGDEDTCTGFLLGGIGELNKNRKPNFLVVEKDTSITEIEETFKSFLSRNDIGIILINQFIAEMIRHAIDAHVQSIPAVLEIPSKEHPYDASKDSILRRAKGMFSADDFR from the exons ATGGCGGGTCGCGGCAAACTGATCGCAGTGATCGGCGACGAAGACACTTGCACCGGCTTCTTGCTCGGCGGCATCGGCGAGCTCAACAAGAACCGCAAACCCAATTTCTTGGTCGTGGAGAAGGACACGAGCATCACGGAGATCGAGGAGACCTTCAA GAGCTTTCTGTCCCGCAACGACATCGGCATCATCCTCATTAACCAGTTCATCGCCGAGATGATCCGCCACGCCATCGACGCGCACGTGCAGTCCATCCCGGCCGTACTGGAGATCCCGTCCAAGGAACATCCCTACGACGCGTCTAAGGATTCCATTCTGCGGCGCGCCAAGGGCATGTTTTCGGCCGACGACTTCCGATAG
- the lamtor4 gene encoding ragulator complex protein LAMTOR4, which produces MTTQALIAGLERIPDQLGYLVLSDDGVLASSGELENDERTAGAMMQMVRTASRFRLAGSADVPFKRLSVILEDFVLTVTVSGQKVFVVKRQNDRHEPIGI; this is translated from the exons ATG ACGACGCAGGCGCTGATCGCCGGCCTCGAGCGCATCCCGGACCAGCTGGGCTATCTGGTCCTCAGCGACGACGGCGTCCTGGCC TCTTCGGGCGAGCTGGAAAACGACGAGCGCACGGCCGGCGCGATGATGCAGATGGTTCGCACGGCCAGTCGCTTCCGGTTGGCGGGGTCGGCCGACGTGCCCTTCAAACGCTTGTCGG TCATACTGGAGGACTTTGTTCTCACCGTGACCGTTTCTGGACAGAAAGTCTTTGTGGTCAAACGTCAGAACGACCGGCACGAGCCAATCGGTATTTAG
- the LOC130927723 gene encoding ADP-ribosylation factor 4, translated as MGLTISSLFSKFFGKKQMRILMVGLDAAGKTTILYKLKLGEIVTTIPTIGFNVETVEYKNICFTVWDVGGQDKIRPLWRHYFQNTQGLIFVVDSNDRDRVAESAEELSKMIQEDDLKEAALLVFANKQDLPNAMAASELADKLGLNNLRGRTWHMQATCATQGTGLYEGLDWLSNELAKH; from the exons ATGGGTCTGACCATCTCGTCGCTCTTTTCCAAGTTTTTCGGCAAGAAGCAAATGCGAATCCTGATGG TGGGTCTGGACGCAGCCGGGAAAACCACCATTTTGTACAAACTCAAGCTGGGAGAGATCGTCACCACCATTCCGACCATCG GGTTCAACGTGGAGACGGTGGAGTACAAAAACATTTGCTTCACCGTTTGGGATGTGGGCGGCCAGGACAAGATAAGACCTCTATGGAGGCACTACTTCCAGAACACGCAG GGTTTAATCTTCGTGGTGGACAGCAACGACCGAGACAGAGTGGCCGAGTCGGCGGAAGAGCTATCCAAGATG ATCCAAGAGGACGACCTGAAGGAGGCGGCGCTGCTGGTCTTCGCCAACAAGCAGGACCTCCCCAACGCCATGGCCGCTAGCGAACTCGCTGACAAACTGGGCCTGAACAACCTGCGCGGCCGCACC TGGCACATGCAGGCCACCTGCGCCACTCAGGGGACCGGCCTGTACGAGGGCCTCGACTGGCTGTCCAACGAGCTGGCCAAGCACTAG